The Thermomonospora curvata DSM 43183 DNA segment GCGCGCTGATCACGGCGCGTTTGAGGGTGCGGGCGGCGCGGGAGGCGTCGCGGCCGGTGACCACGGTGGCGCCTTTTTTGAGGGTGGTGGCGTAGGCGCTGGCCAGCCGGACCGCCAGCTCGGGGGTGATCTCCACGTTGACCAGGCCGGAGACCCCGCGCGGGCCGAACAGGTGGCGCTGGCCGCGCGACTCCCAGATCACGCTGGTGTTGACCACCGCGCCGGCCTCGATGGTCTTGAACGGGTAGACCTTGACGCCGTTGGAGACGTAGGCCTCCGATTCGATGACGCACTCGTCGCCGATGACCGCGCCCTCTTCGATGCGGGCGCCGGCCATCACGTCGGTGTTCTTGCCGACGACGCAGCCGCGCAAGTTGGCCGACGGGCCGATGAAGACGTTGTCGTGCACCACGGCCCGGTGCAGGAACGCCCCCTCCTTGACCACCACGTTGCTGCCCAGCACGGTGAACTCGCGCAGCTCGACCCCGGCCTCGACCTTGGCGTAGTCGCCGATGTAGAGGGGGCCTTTGAGGATGGCGTCGCTGTCGACCTCGGCGCCCTCGGCGATCCACACGCCCGGGGAGACCTCAAAGCCGTCCATCTCCACGTCGACCTTGCCGGAGAGCATGTCGGCCTGGGCCTTCAGGTAGCTTTCGTGGGTGCCGACGTCCTCCCAGTAGCAGTCGGCGACGTACCCGTACAGGGGGGCGCCCTCGGCCAGCAGCCTGGGGAACACGTCGCTGGACCAGTCCACGACCTCGCCGGCGGGCACGTGGTCGAGGATCTCCGGCTCCATCACGTAGATGCCGGTGTTGACGGTGTCGGAGAAGACCTGCCCCCAGGTGGGCTTTTCCAGAAAGCGCTGGATGCGGCCGGCCTCGTCGACGATGATGATGCCGAACTCCAGCGGGTTGGGCACCCGTTTGAGGCCGATGGTGACCAGTGCGCCGTTCTCCTTGTGGAAGCGCACCATGTCGGTCAGGTCGATGTCGGTCAGGGCGTCCCCGGAGATGACCAGGAAGCGGTCGTCGCGCAGCGCGTCCTGGGCGTTCTTGACGCTGCCGGCGGTGCCCAGCGGCACCTCCTCGGTGGCGTAGCTGAGCGACATGCCCAGCTCCTCGCCGTCGCCGAAGTAGTTGCGGATCAGCGCGGCCAGGAACTGCACGGTGACCACGGTCTCGGTCAGGCCGTGGCGTTTGAGCAGCCGCAGCACATGTTCCATGATCGGCCGATTGACGACCGGCAGTAGCGGCTTGGGCTGGTTGGCGGTCATCGGGCGCAGCCGGGTCCCCTCCCCGCCCGCCATCACAACGGCCTTCATGGGCGTGTCGCGCTCCCTTCGGTCAGCCGGCCGAGGTTCGGGGGTCCGCGCCGGAGCCGCCCGGCGGGACGCCCGGCGGTCCGGCGCCGGTGCGGTCGGCCAGCACGAGCTGCCGCACCTGGACCCAATAGAGGACGGCCGCCCACCAGTACAGTGCCGTTCCCCAGATGGCGAAGGACCAACCGAAGACCCGGGCCGCGGTGGCCACCGCGCCGGAGTGGTCCCCCAGCAACAGCAGCGGGAAGGCGTACAGCAGGCACAGCGTTCCCGCCTTGCCCACCATGTGCACCGGCAGCGTGCCGTTGTAACCGAGCCTGCGCAGCACCGGGACGATCGGGGTGATGGCCGCCTCGCGGCCGACCAGCAGCAGGGTCAGCCACAGCGGGATGATCTCCCGCATCGTCAGCCCGACCAGGGTGGCCAGGATGTACAGGCGGTCGGCGGCCGGGTCCAGCAGCGCGCCCAGCCGGCTGGTCTGGCCCAGCGCGCGGGCCAGCCGGCCGTCCAGCCAGTCCGACAGGCCGGCGCCCACCAGCAGGCCCAGCGCCCAGGTGTCGTGCCCGGCCAGCACCAGCCACAAAAACAGCGGCACGCCCAGCAGCCGGGCCAGGCTCAGCGCGTTGGGCACCGTCCAGATGCGGTCGGCGGCCCCTCCGGCCCGCCCCTCGGCCGGATCGGCCCGTACCTCCAACCCCGTTCACCTCCCGTCCCGATGATCCTGACCCTACCTGCCGGATTGTGCTCGGCCTCGGTAGCGTCCTGCCCCATGGAGTGGAGGCGGCATGGAGAACGGTCCATCTACCGCAGTCCGTGGGTGGACCTGCGCGTGGCGGATGTGGAGCTTCCCGACGGCCGTCGCTTCGAGCACCACCTGGTGCGGGTGCGCCCGTCGGCGGGCGTGGTGGCGCTCGACGACCGCGGCCGGGCGCTGCTGATCTGGCGGCATCGTTTCATCAGTGACTCTTGGGGCTGGGAGATTCCCGGGGGACGTGTGGAGCCGGGCGAGGACCCCGCCGAGACCGCGGCCCGGGAGCTGCTGGAGGAGACCGGCTGGCGGCCCGGACCGCTCCATCATCTGCTGGACATCCGCCCCTCTCCGGGCCTGACGGATGGCGTTCATCACATTTTCCGGGCCGAGGGCGCGGTGCGTGTCGGGGAGCCGACCGACGTGGAGGCCGAGCGGATCGAGTGGGTTCCGCTGGAGCGGGTGCCGGAGCTGGCCGCCCGGGGCCAGATCGGCGCCGGCAGCACCCTGGCCGCCCTCCTATACCTGATGACCGGGCCTTGCGGCAACGGGGCGGAGGCGGGTTAACGTCTGGGGCGGACGAGCGCGGGAGCCTGGCGAACCGGGCTGAGAGTGCGGCTGAGACGGCCGCTGACCGCTGGAACCTGACCGGGTAATGCCGGCGTAGGGAGTAGTCGAATCGCCATGACGCAAGCCTCAGTGTCCGCTGCCCGAAAGACCTACCTGACCGGCGCATCCCGTCCCGACATCCGGGTGCCGATGCGCGAGGTGGTGCTCACCACGGGCGACTCGCTGGTGTTGTACGACACCTCCGGCCCGTACACCGACCCCTCCTACCAGGTGGACGTGCGGCGCGGACTGCCCGCCCTGCGGGCGAAGTGGATCGCCGAACGCGGCGATACCGCCGAATACGACGGGCGGCCCGTCCGTCCCGAAGACGACGGGCGCAGGTCCTCGGACCCGTTGCGGGACCAGGGGGCCTTCCCGCCGCGCAGGCCGCGCCGCGCCACCGGCAAGGCGGTGACGCAGCGGGCGTACGCGCGGCGCGGGGAGATCACCCCGGAGATGGAGTTCGTGGCGCTGCGCGAGGGCGTGGATCCGGAGTTCGTGCGCCAGGAGCTGGCGGCCGGGCGGGCGGTGCTGCCGGCCAACGTCAACCACCCCGAGCTGGAGCCGATGATCATCGGGCGGAACTTCCTGGTGAAGGTGAACGCCAACATCGGCAACTCGGCGGTGGCCTCCTCCATCGAGGAGGAGGTGGACAAGATGACCTGGGCGATCCGCTGGGGCGCCGACACCGTCATGGACCTGTCCACCGGGCGGGACATCCACACCACCCGGGAGTGGATCCTGCGCAACTCCCCGGTGCCGGTGGGCACCGTCCCGCTGTATCAGGCGCTGGAGAAGGTCGGCGGCAACCCCGCCGACCTGAGCTGGGAGGTCTTCCGCGACACCGTCATCGAGCAGGCCGAGCAGGGCGTGGACTACATGACGGTGCACGCGGCGGTGCTGCTGCGGTACATCCCGCTGACCACGCGGCGCAAGACCGGGATCGTCTCCCGGGGCGGGTCGATCATGGCGGCCTGGTGCCTGGCCCACCACAAGGAGAACTTCCTCTACACCCACTTCCGGGAGCTGTGCGAGATCTTCGCCGCCTACGACATCACCTGGTCGCTGGGGGACGGGCTGCGGCCCGGGTGCATCGCCGACGCCAACGACGAGGCCCAGTTCGCCGAGCTGCGCACCCAGGGGGAGCTGACCAAGATCGCCGCCGAGTTCGACACCCAGGTGATGAACGAGGGGCCCGGCCACGTCCCGATGCACAAGATCAAGGAGAACGTGGACCTGCAGCGCGAGCTGTGCGACGACGCCCCCTTCTACACCCTGGGGCCGCTGACCACCGACATCGCGCCGGGCTATGACCACATCACCTCGGCGATCGGCGCGGCCATGATCGGCTGGTACGGCACCGCGATGCTGTGCTACGTCACCCCCAAGGAACACCTGGGGCTGCCCAACAAGGACGACGTCAAGGCCGGGGTGATCGCCTACAAGATCGCCGCGCACGCCGCCGACCTGGCCAAGGGGCACCCGGGGGCGCAGGCCTGGGACGACGCGCTGTCGGAGGCCCGGTTCGAGTTCCGCTGGGAGGACCAGTTCAACCTGTCGCTGGACCCCGACACCGCCCGGTCCTTCCACGATGAGACCCTGCCGGCCGCCCCGGCCAAGACCGCGCACTTTTGCTCGATGTGCGGGCCGCACTTCTGCTCGATGAAGATCACTCAGGATGTGCGGCGCTTCGCCCGGGAGCGAGGGCTGACCGAGGAAGAGGCCCTCCGGGAGGGCATGCGGGCCAAGGCCGAGGAGTTCACCGCCTCCGGCGGGCGGATCTACCTGCCGGTGTCGGCGGCCGAGGACTGAGCCGCCGGCATGAGACGGGGTGCGGCGGGGTGCGCCCCGAGCAGGGCGCACCCCGCCGTGCCGCACGGCCGCCCGGTGGCGCCGCGGGCCATGGCCTCATCTCCGGCCGTGGTCTTCGGGAACGACAGGGTGGAACCGCCGGCCGGGTCCGGCGGATCCGTTCTCAGTAGACGCTGACGCCGTAGACGCTCAGCGGTTCGGTGACGGGCTGGAAGAAGGTGGTGCCGCCCCACAGGCAGTTGCCGCTGCCGCCGGAGGTCAACCCCAGCGCGGTGGTGCCGGCGAACAGCGGGCCGCCGCTGTCGCCCGGCTCGGCGCACACCGTCGTCCTGATCAGGCCGGACACGGTGCCCTCGGCGTAGCGGACGGTCTGGTTGAGGGCGGTCACGATGCCGCTGCGCACGCCGGTGGTGCTGCCGCTGCGGCGCACCGACTGGCCGATGTAGGCGTTGCCGGCGGAGGTGATGTCCTGCTCGCCGGCGCCGTACAGGTACACGGTGCCGGGCTTGGCGATGCCGGTGTTGGTGTAGCGGACGATGCCGTAGTCGTTGCCGGGGAAGCTGGTGCCGACGCGGGTGCCCAGCACGGTGGTCCCGCTGGAGTTGGCGTACCAGGTCGAGGAGATGTTGGTGCAGTGACCGGCGGTCAGGAAGTAGAGGTTGCCGCTGTTGTCGCGCACGTTGAAGCCCAGTGA contains these protein-coding regions:
- a CDS encoding mannose-1-phosphate guanyltransferase; amino-acid sequence: MKAVVMAGGEGTRLRPMTANQPKPLLPVVNRPIMEHVLRLLKRHGLTETVVTVQFLAALIRNYFGDGEELGMSLSYATEEVPLGTAGSVKNAQDALRDDRFLVISGDALTDIDLTDMVRFHKENGALVTIGLKRVPNPLEFGIIIVDEAGRIQRFLEKPTWGQVFSDTVNTGIYVMEPEILDHVPAGEVVDWSSDVFPRLLAEGAPLYGYVADCYWEDVGTHESYLKAQADMLSGKVDVEMDGFEVSPGVWIAEGAEVDSDAILKGPLYIGDYAKVEAGVELREFTVLGSNVVVKEGAFLHRAVVHDNVFIGPSANLRGCVVGKNTDVMAGARIEEGAVIGDECVIESEAYVSNGVKVYPFKTIEAGAVVNTSVIWESRGQRHLFGPRGVSGLVNVEITPELAVRLASAYATTLKKGATVVTGRDASRAARTLKRAVISALTASAINVQDLQACALPLVRFETAREDAGGGIYIRTTPGDPQGVDILFLDADGADLSSSAQRKLERVFGRQEFRRAFPGEIAQLGYPARTLETYTRDLLSRVDQRGVREAGLKIVLDCAGGTASLVLPALLGMMGVDVLTMNNRLDEANPTETLAERMRDLQRLGELVSSSRAAFGARFDPVGERLSLVNENGELIDDERALLVFLDLVAAESHGGRVALPVTTTRVAEQVCRFHGVQVEWISTSQDALTKAAAAPGVVFAGDGRGGFVFPEFSNTVDGIAGFVRLVGLVARTRLTLSQIDARIPEAHLLRRSVPTPWAAKGGVMRRVVEAAGDRTIDTTDGVRVVEGDGRWVLVLPDPAEALTHLWAEAGDHDAAQALLEEWAGVVERAVS
- a CDS encoding CDP-alcohol phosphatidyltransferase family protein; amino-acid sequence: MEVRADPAEGRAGGAADRIWTVPNALSLARLLGVPLFLWLVLAGHDTWALGLLVGAGLSDWLDGRLARALGQTSRLGALLDPAADRLYILATLVGLTMREIIPLWLTLLLVGREAAITPIVPVLRRLGYNGTLPVHMVGKAGTLCLLYAFPLLLLGDHSGAVATAARVFGWSFAIWGTALYWWAAVLYWVQVRQLVLADRTGAGPPGVPPGGSGADPRTSAG
- a CDS encoding NUDIX hydrolase produces the protein MEWRRHGERSIYRSPWVDLRVADVELPDGRRFEHHLVRVRPSAGVVALDDRGRALLIWRHRFISDSWGWEIPGGRVEPGEDPAETAARELLEETGWRPGPLHHLLDIRPSPGLTDGVHHIFRAEGAVRVGEPTDVEAERIEWVPLERVPELAARGQIGAGSTLAALLYLMTGPCGNGAEAG
- the thiC gene encoding phosphomethylpyrimidine synthase ThiC, producing the protein MTQASVSAARKTYLTGASRPDIRVPMREVVLTTGDSLVLYDTSGPYTDPSYQVDVRRGLPALRAKWIAERGDTAEYDGRPVRPEDDGRRSSDPLRDQGAFPPRRPRRATGKAVTQRAYARRGEITPEMEFVALREGVDPEFVRQELAAGRAVLPANVNHPELEPMIIGRNFLVKVNANIGNSAVASSIEEEVDKMTWAIRWGADTVMDLSTGRDIHTTREWILRNSPVPVGTVPLYQALEKVGGNPADLSWEVFRDTVIEQAEQGVDYMTVHAAVLLRYIPLTTRRKTGIVSRGGSIMAAWCLAHHKENFLYTHFRELCEIFAAYDITWSLGDGLRPGCIADANDEAQFAELRTQGELTKIAAEFDTQVMNEGPGHVPMHKIKENVDLQRELCDDAPFYTLGPLTTDIAPGYDHITSAIGAAMIGWYGTAMLCYVTPKEHLGLPNKDDVKAGVIAYKIAAHAADLAKGHPGAQAWDDALSEARFEFRWEDQFNLSLDPDTARSFHDETLPAAPAKTAHFCSMCGPHFCSMKITQDVRRFARERGLTEEEALREGMRAKAEEFTASGGRIYLPVSAAED
- a CDS encoding S1 family peptidase, whose product is MRPVRLAALAAAAATATATTLLTAPAATAAPAPSDPGRLAATLAERLGSRSAGSYYDNARGKLVVTVSDDAAAQTVARAGALPRRVARSGAELQRIMADFDRSIDVAGTAWAIQPASNQVVLTLDATVTGAELAKVRAIAAKYGTAVRIEQVSGTFRTTIAGGQAIYASGARCSLGFNVRDNSGNLYFLTAGHCTNISSTWYANSSGTTVLGTRVGTSFPGNDYGIVRYTNTGIAKPGTVYLYGAGEQDITSAGNAYIGQSVRRSGSTTGVRSGIVTALNQTVRYAEGTVSGLIRTTVCAEPGDSGGPLFAGTTALGLTSGGSGNCLWGGTTFFQPVTEPLSVYGVSVY